The genomic DNA TAATTTGCTATGaagattcattatttttttttcaatcaacTAAATTACAAGCAACTCTTTAAGATGGTATAAaccatgaaaaataaaatgaatgaaCTCTTCTATAAAATAATCCAAATACGGCACGACAATCAAGACAATTCAGCAAGCAGTTCTTTGTATTCCAAACTCTTTGAACCCAGTGATCCAAATGAAAATGACACGATACACTCGGTACGGCATCAAACgtcaataaaaattatatccaACAAGCAAGATCCATTTATGAGACCGCTATGAGCCATCTTATGTGCAATCCAAAAAGTATAGGATGATTTAATTCAGAAAATGAAAGATAGTGTTTCATGTCAATGTGAAAGCTTATTCTCTCCAAACAACACGAGCAAAAAGACGATACATAACGGTGCATGCATATGAAGATATAAGTGCACATGTTATTAAGGCAAGTTTTGGCTCGGTTACAACCAGCGCACATCATCATGAAGGCACTTGATGGAATTTTAACCGTTTTCTACTTTGCAACTTGGATGATCTTGACATTCACGCACCCCACTTAAGGGGACCGATCGAAGAGATACCTTGTATCATATTGCTCCTAATTTGCTTTTATTAACTACTTGTACAGATCGTTATTGGagtttccctttttttctttttactccTTGCTTTTTCATAGTCATCTATTGCTGCAAACAACATAGATATGTGTACTACTCGAGATAGTTTcgtcctctctttctcttttacaAAAGTTGAATACCATTCAGTTTGCTCCTTTGCCTTTTAgaatttcttcaatttcatcAAACAATTTTGCTTCATTCAATCAAGACCTTATATGTtgatactttgtaattgtaatGACATGTATTAGATGTAGTCTTGATGTGggttcaatatttattttttgtgtcCGTGAAAGTAAATCGATTATTTTCCGTAACAGATATGAAATTAAGGATAAAATTGGATATCTGTAAAATGAttgtggttttcttttctttttccctcccTTTTTGCTCGTTTTGGCCTCGTACCTttggttatttttattttttcatctaGTTTTCTATTGAAAAGTCAAATTTTAGTCctcaattttagttttttttagttaCATCCTAATTCTCTTCGTTTTTTAATCATGTGCACTTCTCGGCACTACCCATTTTCTTCGCattaattgtattattaaattttttgatagaaaaatgagaacaatgatattttttaaacaaaaattattttcaaaaaaattaaaatgaaaaagaggATGGAGAtctgagagggagagagggggcAAAATGATTAAAACAGTTTAGAAAAACTGTCAAGGGTATAGgatgaaaatgaataaaaaaagtggaaatagattaaaaataaataagtttatatatatgcaacagtaaaatatgtaaaaaaacgaaaaagaagaCATGGATAGAAAACATAGAAAAACCAGTGACCAGATGTATTGCCAACATTATTTATTTGTCAGTTTTGCTCCTAATTTTATGATTTCGACATATTTCCTTACGTTTTGGAGGAGGTTAGTATTGTTCTTTTCTATTAGTAGCTTgcataaaatttgaattccAAAGGTTTGGTTGTCGGAACTAATCGTATCTTGTTTTTCAAATAAACAGAACACTAACCATATTGCATTAATCCAGCCGTCCTTAAGTTGTATCTAACTGACGTATGATATATTTATAGACTTTATCCCCTCTATAAAATCTTCGTTTTCTGCCTCTGAAACTTCGTCggaaggaaaaaggaatcacaagaagaaggaagaaatcaAATGGCGACCAAGAAGACGATGTGCGCGACCTTTATCTTGGCAGTGGTCCTGATGGCCCTCGCTGCATCGAGCGAAGCTATCGGTTGCATGGACGACTGCATGCCGGAGTGCATGCAAGTCAAGGATGCAAACAACGACAAATGCCGCGAAGCATGTGGAGGCTACTGTGATCAAACTGAGGGGTCCTCACTGGACCGATGCCATGCATGGGCTTGCTAATTTATCGTCGGAAGCTTATTATATGTCGCCCTATGGTCATGTAATTGTTTCGTGTCGATGCAATGTAAGTTGCAACTAAAATCAAGAGAGATTGTTCTCTAGTGATTATCCTTTTACACTCTAAATGATAAATACATTTCTGATGCATCTTTCACTTCTCTAATAGTGTTGCAAAAGTCAAAATCGACCGATGCGAAGGCAGTACTAGAATTTGACCACATATAGCAAATTGACATTAAAATTGTACCTAGCTTGAAAAATATCTTACTTTAACTAATCTGTTACAATAGAATCGTATTTTCGAACGTTATAGTTACAATTAGAGGTTGTAGTATTGGAATTACATGTTACTCCGATTTCTTGAAGTATAGCATTGCTTGTATCCATTGGAGGCTTGTGACAAAAGCAAGTGCTAATTTTAGCTCCCTATGTTGCGCCTTCTTCCCCGATATAACAACCGACTCGACTCGAAACTTAGATATCATCATTCAAAACTGCCCCGGATCTATAGGTTACAATTTTTTGttcataaatctatatatctatcttGAAAGAAGATCTCACATGGTTCTCCTTATAGTATTATAGAGAAAAAagaactaaaaaaattatctcaTGTACAAATTCATGACCTACTATCCATGTCACGATAAGCATATCCATTTCGAATGTCAAACTCTTACATCAAAATCCCTTTAATAGAAATATGCACCGAACACGTAATGCTAGATGAACTCAGGTGCAATTGAGAAGAAGTACGGATGATCCCACTGCAATTCTAGGATGTAGGCATCGAAAAGTCTCTCAAGACATCAGTAAGAGTAAGAAGTGTCATGTTCACGCTAAACGGTTCGATTGGAAAGGATGTTCTCTGTGGCATTCTGGATGCGATGCAAACCATCACGAGAAACACAAGAAAGTCATGTTGAACATtcgataaaaattgaaaaatgaaaggacgaaatcgaaaaattattaaaacatAGAGGACCATAATAATAGTTTTTTGAAACAGGAAAATGCTTACCTTATTACGAAATGGTGCCTCAACTTTTGCGGCTATTAAAATTTCGTACATTTGGCTTTGTCCTTCGGAATATACTCTCTGCGGTTAACAGGTGAAGTCCTGTCTGGACGAAGACAGACGCCCTCTGACCTTTCCTATCGTTTTCCCTTTCGAGAAACcagagatagatagatagagagagagagggcggGATCTCAACAGTGGCGATCCGGCCTTAGCTGCCCCGGCGATCTTCCGCCGTCGATCCCACCGCGCCGCCGCCAGATCTGCGCTCTCACCTCGGGGCTGTCGGTGTGATCTACTTATACCAGCAGCCATTTCCCGGGAAATCGTAGTTCAATCCAGTCTCAGGTAAATCCACTCTGCTCAGTTCCGTGCTGGGTCGCTCGCATTGTTGTTTGAATTTCAGCTTCTGCTGCATTGGCTACAAGCATTGATTTGATCACCTGAAAGCTTGTCCATGTCTGGAAGAGATGAATTCGTGATTTTGACTGCTGATTCGATAATGCGATTTGCGGTAGTGATTAATAGGTACTTTTGGCTATTATTGGAATCTGTTTGCTCGCAAAGTGATTAATTTTCTCCGGGAATCACTAGAATGGACCGAGTGCTAGAACGGGTAGTGATCCACTTGCTCGCCGAGATAATTATGTGAGAGATATGTAGGCATTATGGGAACCTGATTGCAGGTTGATCTCTGGTAATTTAAATAGCTGATTCCATTTCTTTGGCAGTTGCAATGGGGAGTATTGCTTTTAATCTTAAGACTCAAACGTTTCTGAGACTCATATGGGGACTGTGTTTGCATATATGGGTTGTTCCCTCTTGGTTtgaattaaagaaattttttttacttgatAGACGAATCAAATCTCCCAATTTCTCATTGGATGAACAGCAATTCTAGTTTCTTTATTTGCAGAAGCTGTAATGGGAACCGAGGAGATCAGGAAGGATATGGATATCAGCAGTTGGTGTGCAGAATTGGCCTATGACCAATGGGTGCCACTTCCTGTGAATGGCAAGCCCCCGTCTGCCCGATATAAGGTGATAGTCAATTTACTAGTTAGGCACAGGTCTTTTTACTAGAAAGTGAAACAGCAATTTCATCCTCATATATTATCATTCCCCAGTCGTCCTGCATGTGAATCTGATCAATGTAGTCTCATAGTCTGCTTTTCTGGAGTTTCTTCTTCTACTTACACACAGCCATATATCACATGGATATGTTAGAAATATGCTACCTCCTggctcttttctttttacattCTCACGCGCTGCTTTTGTGTTTCTTGTCTTAGCATGCGGCAGCTGCTGTTGACGATAAACTTTACGTAATTGGGGGGAGTCGAAATGGCCGTTACTTGTCTGATGTTCAGGTATTTGCTGTGCCATCTATTCTCACATCTCCGTATCATCTTCTGTACATGACGCAGCAGATACCTCCTCATGCAGGtttttgattttaaaagtCTTACTTGGTCTAGTATAACCTTGAGCTTTGAATCAAATGCTGGTGATGACTCTAAGGAAAATCTGATAGCAACCTCGGGTCATGTTCTGGTGAGGCAACTGCACCACATATTATGTTTATGCCGTCAATAGTGTCAGgtaatgaagaaaatgattgGTATCTTCTTTGTAGATCCAGTGGGAAAACAAAGTTCTTATCGTCGGTGGTCATTCTAAGAGTCCTTTAGATAGCCTTCAAGGTATGTTCTCTTTTTAGACTTACGCTAATGCTTCTTTTtgaatttgtttatatatttaaggTGCATGCTCTCCTCCTGCAGTGAGGTTTATCAATTTAGACACACATACATCTGGTTTTCTGGAGACATCAGGAAACATTCCAGTAAGTATTCTATCGTCCTTTACTTTTTGATATATTGTACAAGAAAATCCATTGACCTGGCAATGCCTATTCATATTTTATAATCTGCTTTAAAGCTAGTGATGGTCTATGTTTCATTTGAAACACTGCAGGTTGCTCGTGGTGGACACTCTGCAACCCTTATTGGATCTAGACTGATAATATTTGGTGGGGAAGACCGGAAAAGGAGGTTGCTGAATGATattcacattcttgatttAGAGACAATGAATTGGGAAATGGTTGAGGCGATGTAAGTGTATATTCAAGTTATATTTCTCTACTCAACCCGTCCAGTCTCTGACATCTCTGTCTACTGATAGGCAGACCCCTCCAGCTCCTAGATTTGATCACACATCTGCAGTTCATGGAGATCGCTACCTTTTAGTTTTTGGAGGATGCTCTCACTCAATCTTTTACAGTGATCTTCATGTTTTGGATTTGCAGACTGTAAGTGTCATATCTTTGAAGAATGCTTGAgtctcatttttattttggtcTATTAAGATAATTATCTGTAGGGTTTTAATTACTAGGCTCTTGGCTCTTGGTTATGAGGAAAGCGGTATTCTGTAATTTCATGCATCACTAAATCTTTTATAGTGTGGTAGACAATAGTTAGCATTAGTGTAATAATTGATTTAGACGACCAGACCAAATTACTTGAGAGACAGAACTGCTGAAGGGAAAAGCACGTGTCATGATGGCATGAAAAAAAGACTACGAGTCATGATGGCATGaatttattgatatatttttttgtattaattaataaagatgTGGTTGCATCTAATCATCTATTGATGGGATCATATTAATTCTGGACCTCCATGGTCTCATAGTAAGCTGCATATGGTGATGCCCACTTAGATATCATACTTGCTAAAGATAGTGAGATAGTTCGGGAACTTTTGGCCATTTACACGTATGGAGGTGGAATGTGACCTTCTTAGGCATAATTTGACTGTGGTCTTCTACCTTAGTTATTGATGTTAGTCTCTTGAGATTATTCTTTTATACTTAATCATAAACTTCGACAATTTGTAATGAAATGAACACTGAAAAACCCCGAGTTGATTATAAATTGCAGAAGGAATGGTCCCAACCTGAGATTCGAGGTGATCTGGTGACTCCTCGTGCAGGCCATGCAGGTGTCACCATTGGAGAAAACTGGTACATTGTTGGTGGTGGTGATAACAAGAGTGGTATGtaatagaatttttttcatgCTTAGATTTTCGCCATCCTCTTATTCACTTTTTGAATATCCTGCTTAATTGATAAAGTTCTTGTAGGCTGTTCTGAAACTCTGGTGTTCAATATGTCAAAATTAGCTTGGTCAACATTGAGCAGTGTAAGAGAAAGGGATCCACTTGCTAGTGAGGTGACTTATTCTGTTTCTatgtattttccttttttgctgAGAATTGTCTCTGTCTAGTTGTTCTTTCTCTGCATTTTCCTCATTCTATCAACATTGATTCGTAACTTCACTTGGTTTGTCCAATTATACTTTTGGAAAGTTTAGTTACTGATGGAAATTCAAGTGAAGGTTTCTTTATCACAACTTTTTATTGCGAAAGAATTACTATTCCTTGAGTTTTTTCACTTATCTTGCATAATTTTGTTAGCAGAGTTGGTATTCCACTTTGTGTCAAAGCGATGTATCTCCTGCTATTGATTGCTATATAGAGTTAATTTGATTGGTTTATATCTTTCATAATGCTTTATTAATAATTCCACTACAAGTGGCTTTGTCATTCTTTTCCTTGAATGATATATAAAGAGCTTTATTTAGTAATGGCCACAAGAGGGTACAAGCTTGGACTCATTTTACcgttagaaagaaaaaattaagtgCATATAGTTGTTTGAGAGGAGTTATTTCACACTTTAAATCTGATTCTGTCATTAGCATGTATGCTCCAGGAAGATATCCCCATTCCTTTATTGAGTAGTTTGTCTATTTACACTCTGTTATAGGAATAGTTTTCTAACTGAATAAGACTTGCTATTTTGGATGCAGGGACTTAGTGTTTGCACCACTCTCATTGCTGGTGAGGTATATTTGGTTGCCTTTGGTGGCTACAACGGGAAATACCAAAATGAGGTAAACCATAGTTTATGATCATCAAAGCCTTTGTATTAATGTAGTCTACCCTCTTTCTAGTTCCATGTCCCTTGCCCTGATCTCAAAGCCAAAAAGCTTTTCGTAGTGCATTGAATTTAGTAGTTGTGGAATCCCTGGAACGTTTTGAGTATAGTCCCTAAATTAACTTATCCTGATGCCTGTATTCTTTCTATGCTTTTATAGTGAGAATTTTTTGTCAGGTTGATGCAAGTTGCTTATGTATCATtcacagatttgacttgactGTTAAATTCCTCCAACCTTTTTGGTGGCAGATCTTTTTCATGAAACCCAAACCGAGAGACTCATCACGTCCCAAGATATTCCAGTCACCAGCAGCTGCTGCTGCAGCAGCTTGTGTCACTGCTGCTTATGCCCTAACCAAACCTGACAAGCTCGATCTCACTGAATCTGTTGATTCTGCGAAGTTTGTTGAGAACAATGTCTTTCAGCGAGACATCACAGCTGAGGTTGCCGCTATCAAGGAGGAGAAAAATGCTCTGGAAGCCTCGCTTGCCAAGATCAGGGAAGAGAACTCCAAACAGAGGGAAAAGATAGATGAAGCAAACAATACACATTCTGAGTTGTCAAAAGTATACCTCTTCAAGATTATGTTGTGcctgattttcttttccagtTGATGCAATTCCTTATATACTTTTCTGCTGTTTATCAGGAACTCCTGTCCGTTCAAAGTCAATTGGTGGCTGAGAGATCGAGATGCTTCAAACTAGAGGTTTCTTCTTTGCCCCTTTCTGTGCATGACTTTCACTATTTGTTATGGGCTTTTTGAATGATGAGTTGGGACCGCTTTTGTTTCTCAATCGTGAATTATAACTGTACCTTTCCCAATGTTGACAACAATGTTCAGGCACAAATAGCAGAGCTACAGAAGGTTCTGGAATCATTTAGCTCAGTAGAAAACGAGGTGCAAGCGCTTAGAAGTCAGAAGACTGCACTGGAACAGGACATGGAGCTTGCTTCTGCCACAAGGCAAGGCTCTGGTGGGTTCCTTGGCTGGTTATCTGGTGGTCCCCACAGCCCATGAGATCTAAGAGCTCGTCTCCTCGAGATCGGGGAGCAACAGGGAAGCAACCATATAAGAATCTACTGTATCATTGCTGGGGCCTTTCTGAGGAAGCCATGTTTTGTTGTACTTGTGAACAGTGAAGATGGGCAAATCTCGGTATTTGGCATTATTACCCGGTGTCCATGTATAGCAGTGAATAGGAATGAAACACAAAACACTGAGCATGAACCGGGTAAGAAACATAcgaatattgaaaatttccGGGAGAATTTTGTGGTTTTCTTGTTTCTTTTAGATTGGTTTTCATGTCACAATTGTTTCTGTAAGTCACATTGTAAAACTCGTCAATTTTGTATTGTACTATTATAAGATTGCTCTTGTTTGTGATTCAATTAGTGACCAAGTTAATTTGACAAGAAATGAAGTGACTAAGCTGCTTTACAGTGCTCAAGTTTTCTCTTGGCGTTAATTCGGGATATCTTTACATACCTACGACTACAGTTTTAGATGGAGCGGCAAGAAAATTGGACACCGGATGCTTGGTGGACAGTAATATATTCTTCCTAATGATTCATTCCCTTGATAGTACAGAATGGATCTCTCCTCCGGAACTCTTATTCGATATCGGGCAATCAATTTCTTGCCTTCtctcttcattttcatttgcAAACGGGTTTACAGTTTGGAAGTGAGCTCCTGTTTGCTCTGCAAAACGAGCTCCTTCCTCAAGATCTTGCCTGCAGCTGACTTTGGGATTGCAGTGATGAAGCTCACTCTCCTCACCTTCTTGTAAGGCGCAACCTGAGTTCCGCATCAACGATTATTTAAAAACAGATTGAGCAATAATTTGTCTTCCAAAATGTTTCTAAGACACTGAAGGATAAGAAGAAAGCTAGTCGAACCTGAGTCGCCACGAATTGAATCACTTGCTCCTCTGTGAGGTCAGATCCACCTGCTCTTACAACATATGCCATTGGTATCTGTCCCGCTTCATCATCCTCGACCCTGCAAATTCACCATTTCACCGGAGAAAGGGAGAGATCAACCTTATGTCACAATCTATCCATGTTTTCACATCCCTCGGACATGATTTTTTCTAAGTTTTTCTTATATCTTTTGATGACTGTTTTTTGCCGCGTCGCTAATTCTAATTTTCCAGGTTCTCACCCCTACTAGCAAAGGTTCAAGAAGCTTTTTAGTTATGGACAGGTTAAACCGATGAGAGTGAAATACTATGGAAGAGAGAGATGTGAACTTACGGTACAACTGCAGCATCAAGTATGTCGGGATGGCTCAATAGTACTGCTTCAAGCTCAGCCGGAGCCACCTGTACAATACAGTAAGCATCAAATCGGCTCATTCGCTTATGATTCGCCCGTATCAGACCTTGAAGTCTGCCAAAGTCTAATATAAAGCGGTTTACCTGATAACCATTGTGCTTGATGAGCTCCTTTATCCTGTCCACAATGTAGATAAATCCATCTCCATCGAAGTAACAGAGGTCACCGGTCCTCAGCCACCCGTCCGATGTGATCATAGCAGCTGTGGCCTCATCGTTACAGAGATAGCCTCTCATGATTGTCGGGCTTCGAAGCCAGAGCTCCCCTTCCCTGCCGGGCGGGAGGGCCAAGCCCGTCTCATTATCTACCACCTTGGCCTGAAAGCTTGGTAGCAGTCTCCCACATGAGCCGGGACGAGCCTTAGCCTGCTCCCCTGAGATGAAGAATGTGCCGGCCCCACAGCTCTCTGTGAGCCCATATCCCTGCCTCAGCTCGACCCACGGGAACTTCTCCCTGAACCTGTCTGCAACCTCCTTGCTTAGCGGGGCTGCCCCCGACCCAACCCGTCTCAGCGAGGACAGCTCTGGCTTTAGCTGATCAACATACTTCACAAGCCCAAGAATCACTGGTGGGACTGCTGCTATGTTGTTGACTTGGTGGGCTTTTATCGCATCAAGCATGGCCCCGAAGTCAAACTTGGGCATCACGACTGTTGTCACACCTGAGCAAAAGAGCCCGAGCCCGAAGAAGGCAAGCCCATAGATGTGGAACATCGGGATGAAGCAGAGGAAGACATCATCTTGGGACGAAGTGGCATTGACTGACCATCTGAGGAGAGTTATTATGGATATGAAGTTGCCATGGGTTAGGATAACACCTTTGCTTGTCCCTGTGGTCCCGGAGGAGTAGAGAATGGCTGCAGTGTCATGTTGGGTTGGCCGGGGCCCGTCCTGTGGCAAATCATGGGCCGGTTCGCAGCATTCTATCAGTTCTTCCACACACACTGAGCTCTCATCACCAGTTCGGGTCGTGAGTATGGTCGGGACCCCGGTGGGCCCAAGTTTGAGGGCCTCCTCGGGCGCAGCGATTGCCAGCTTTGCCCCGGAGTCTCGAACCTGCTTGGCTATCTCAAGCCCGGTGTTGAGGGGGTTAGCAGTGGTGAGGATGGCGCCGAGGGAGAACACGGCGAGGCAGATGGTCGGGTACATAATAGAGTTAGGGGCTAGGACAAAGACTACATCGCCCTTCCTGACCTCAAGCGCATGATACAGGCTGGCTGCAAGGGCTCGGACTGACCGGTGGAGCTGCGCATAGGTGACACGGCGGCCTGAAACCGAATCGATGAGAGCGGTTTGGGACTCCGCCTCATCGGGGC from Punica granatum isolate Tunisia-2019 chromosome 2, ASM765513v2, whole genome shotgun sequence includes the following:
- the LOC116194798 gene encoding acyl-CoA-binding domain-containing protein 4 isoform X1, which gives rise to MGTEEIRKDMDISSWCAELAYDQWVPLPVNGKPPSARYKHAAAAVDDKLYVIGGSRNGRYLSDVQVFDFKSLTWSSITLSFESNAGDDSKENLIATSGHVLIQWENKVLIVGGHSKSPLDSLQVRFINLDTHTSGFLETSGNIPVARGGHSATLIGSRLIIFGGEDRKRRLLNDIHILDLETMNWEMVEAMQTPPAPRFDHTSAVHGDRYLLVFGGCSHSIFYSDLHVLDLQTKEWSQPEIRGDLVTPRAGHAGVTIGENWYIVGGGDNKSVLVGCSETLVFNMSKLAWSTLSSVRERDPLASEGLSVCTTLIAGEVYLVAFGGYNGKYQNEIFFMKPKPRDSSRPKIFQSPAAAAAAACVTAAYALTKPDKLDLTESVDSAKFVENNVFQRDITAEVAAIKEEKNALEASLAKIREENSKQREKIDEANNTHSELSKELLSVQSQLVAERSRCFKLEAQIAELQKVLESFSSVENEVQALRSQKTALEQDMELASATRQGSGGFLGWLSGGPHSP
- the LOC116194798 gene encoding acyl-CoA-binding domain-containing protein 4 isoform X3; amino-acid sequence: MGTEEIRKDMDISSWCAELAYDQWVPLPVNGKPPSARYKHAAAAVDDKLYVIGGSRNGRYLSDVQVFDFKSLTWSSITLSFESNAGDDSKENLIATSGHVLIQWENKVLIVGGHSKSPLDSLQVRFINLDTHTSGFLETSGNIPVARGGHSATLIGSRLIIFGGEDRKRRLLNDIHILDLETMNWEMVEAMQTPPAPRFDHTSAVHGDRYLLVFGGCSHSIFYSDLHVLDLQTKEWSQPEIRGDLVTPRAGHAGVTIGENWYIVGGGDNKSGCSETLVFNMSKLAWSTLSSVRERDPLASEGLSVCTTLIAGEVYLVAFGGYNGKYQNEIFFMKPKPRDSSRPKIFQSPAAAAAAACVTAAYALTKPDKLDLTESVDSAKFVENNVFQRDITAEVAAIKEEKNALEASLAKIREENSKQREKIDEANNTHSELSKELLSVQSQLVAERSRCFKLEAQIAELQKVLESFSSVENEVQALRSQKTALEQDMELASATRQGSGGFLGWLSGGPHSP
- the LOC116194795 gene encoding 4-coumarate--CoA ligase-like 5, whose translation is MSVGEVWNNSDLKQKGSHQPKIDADSGFDPTSGIFHSLSQLSDPYKVPTSPDLDTASYVLSRFPGPDEAESQTALIDSVSGRRVTYAQLHRSVRALAASLYHALEVRKGDVVFVLAPNSIMYPTICLAVFSLGAILTTANPLNTGLEIAKQVRDSGAKLAIAAPEEALKLGPTGVPTILTTRTGDESSVCVEELIECCEPAHDLPQDGPRPTQHDTAAILYSSGTTGTSKGVILTHGNFISIITLLRWSVNATSSQDDVFLCFIPMFHIYGLAFFGLGLFCSGVTTVVMPKFDFGAMLDAIKAHQVNNIAAVPPVILGLVKYVDQLKPELSSLRRVGSGAAPLSKEVADRFREKFPWVELRQGYGLTESCGAGTFFISGEQAKARPGSCGRLLPSFQAKVVDNETGLALPPGREGELWLRSPTIMRGYLCNDEATAAMITSDGWLRTGDLCYFDGDGFIYIVDRIKELIKHNGYQVAPAELEAVLLSHPDILDAAVVPVEDDEAGQIPMAYVVRAGGSDLTEEQVIQFVATQVAPYKKVRRVSFITAIPKSAAGKILRKELVLQSKQELTSKL
- the LOC116194798 gene encoding acyl-CoA-binding domain-containing protein 4 isoform X2 — its product is MGTEEIRKDMDISSWCAELAYDQWVPLPVNGKPPSARYKHAAAAVDDKLYVIGGSRNGRYLSDVQVFDFKSLTWSSITLSFESNAGDDSKENLIATSGHVLWENKVLIVGGHSKSPLDSLQVRFINLDTHTSGFLETSGNIPVARGGHSATLIGSRLIIFGGEDRKRRLLNDIHILDLETMNWEMVEAMQTPPAPRFDHTSAVHGDRYLLVFGGCSHSIFYSDLHVLDLQTKEWSQPEIRGDLVTPRAGHAGVTIGENWYIVGGGDNKSVLVGCSETLVFNMSKLAWSTLSSVRERDPLASEGLSVCTTLIAGEVYLVAFGGYNGKYQNEIFFMKPKPRDSSRPKIFQSPAAAAAAACVTAAYALTKPDKLDLTESVDSAKFVENNVFQRDITAEVAAIKEEKNALEASLAKIREENSKQREKIDEANNTHSELSKELLSVQSQLVAERSRCFKLEAQIAELQKVLESFSSVENEVQALRSQKTALEQDMELASATRQGSGGFLGWLSGGPHSP